A single window of Candidatus Flexicrinis affinis DNA harbors:
- a CDS encoding alpha/beta hydrolase: protein MAIEPISTQQRNPVNAGSHDAPGARAAQAEAPQTAVQKRRPFRWLARLMVVVLGLIAVGTVYEALAERADIGAYPPPGQMVDVGGFRMHIRCIGAGSPTVVIDAGLGDWSLAWSVVQAQEAATTRVCAYDRAGMGYSEAGPLPRSAEQIAAELHTLLERAGVAGPYVMVGHSLGGLPVRVFVHTYPADVAGVVLIESMSPRQMAEPSDAAAREAVGTSGGSAVPSLLARIGLVRLLADPFGFVRDLQPEARAAFIAFSVTPRSVQAWADEGAALPMSLAQAGSVTSFGDLPLTVLTGRLNQQTGWQAMQAELLQLSPNSQQIVVENSGHNIQMDQPEAAVEAIVNMVSRVR from the coding sequence ATGGCGATCGAACCCATCTCTACACAACAACGCAATCCCGTCAACGCGGGCAGTCATGACGCCCCCGGCGCACGCGCAGCGCAGGCCGAGGCTCCTCAGACGGCGGTGCAAAAGCGGCGTCCATTTCGCTGGCTCGCCAGGCTTATGGTCGTTGTGCTGGGTCTGATCGCGGTCGGAACCGTCTACGAAGCTTTGGCAGAGCGTGCCGACATCGGCGCCTATCCTCCGCCGGGCCAGATGGTCGACGTCGGCGGATTCCGCATGCACATCCGCTGTATCGGCGCTGGCAGTCCGACGGTCGTCATCGACGCGGGCTTGGGCGATTGGTCCCTCGCATGGAGTGTGGTGCAGGCGCAGGAGGCGGCGACCACACGGGTTTGTGCGTACGATCGCGCCGGCATGGGGTACAGCGAAGCCGGTCCTCTGCCGCGCAGCGCGGAGCAGATCGCCGCCGAACTGCATACCTTGCTGGAGCGGGCCGGCGTCGCGGGACCTTACGTGATGGTCGGTCACTCGTTGGGCGGGTTGCCCGTGCGTGTCTTTGTCCACACGTATCCAGCTGACGTCGCCGGCGTCGTGCTGATCGAATCGATGAGCCCTCGACAGATGGCCGAGCCGTCGGATGCGGCCGCACGTGAGGCTGTAGGAACCTCCGGCGGGAGCGCCGTTCCGTCGCTGCTGGCGCGCATCGGATTGGTGCGGTTGCTGGCCGACCCCTTCGGTTTTGTACGCGATCTACAGCCCGAGGCACGAGCTGCATTTATCGCTTTCTCTGTAACTCCGCGATCGGTCCAGGCGTGGGCAGACGAAGGCGCAGCGCTGCCGATGAGCCTTGCACAGGCGGGTTCGGTGACGTCCTTCGGGGACCTGCCGTTGACCGTCCTGACCGGGAGGCTAAACCAGCAGACGGGCTGGCAAGCGATGCAGGCTGAGTTGCTTCAGTTGTCGCCGAACAGCCAGCAGATCGTTGTGGAAAACAGCGGACACAACATCCAGATGGATCAACCCGAGGCCGCCGTCGAGGCGATTGTCAACATGGTCTCGCGGGTTCGATAA
- a CDS encoding GNAT family N-acetyltransferase, producing the protein MALATWWASDPLLQLAPLPGFQVALAGDDEHLAALNRISVANVKQRRRAGHVPYLGVVGTTAVTYGWMATREASIGELDLTFSVAPGDRYLWDFATLSDWQGHGLYPRLLNAIVQMEHAERFWILHAPENLPSGAGIKKAGFQAVGQLSFQRDNSLGLIPLGDPDRARIGAAVLGVPLIATSLSPCWRCVERVVCTCQRDPERCSCAVQVRSFPTTIPNVGYDTTPSPRLP; encoded by the coding sequence ATGGCACTGGCAACATGGTGGGCTTCTGATCCCCTGCTCCAACTCGCTCCGCTACCGGGCTTTCAGGTCGCGCTGGCCGGCGATGACGAACACTTGGCCGCCCTCAATCGCATTTCCGTAGCGAACGTGAAGCAGCGCCGGCGCGCCGGTCACGTTCCGTATCTGGGGGTGGTGGGTACAACGGCGGTGACCTATGGCTGGATGGCGACACGCGAGGCCTCCATCGGCGAGCTGGACCTCACGTTCTCCGTCGCCCCGGGCGATCGCTATCTATGGGACTTCGCCACCCTGTCCGACTGGCAAGGACACGGGTTGTACCCGCGGCTGTTGAACGCGATCGTGCAGATGGAGCATGCCGAACGGTTCTGGATTCTTCATGCCCCGGAGAACCTGCCATCGGGGGCGGGAATCAAGAAAGCGGGCTTTCAGGCGGTAGGGCAGCTTTCGTTCCAACGCGACAACAGCCTCGGACTGATTCCGCTAGGCGACCCCGACCGCGCACGCATCGGTGCGGCCGTGCTGGGTGTCCCGCTGATTGCGACGAGCTTGAGCCCGTGCTGGCGCTGTGTCGAACGCGTGGTCTGCACATGTCAACGCGATCCCGAACGCTGCTCGTGTGCGGTTCAGGTCCGATCTTTCCCCACGACAATACCCAACGTGGGGTATGACACTACCCCATCTCCCCGACTACCGTAG